GAATCCATACCTTGAAGAATTCAGACTTTTTGGGAGCAAATTAACACCTGCCTGGTAGATTATCAAGTGTATATTTTAGTTTGAACTTCTGGGAGGGCTGTAATCCATCAAGGCCAGAGGTCTGTAGCAAGACAATGAACATCGTACCACCACACCAGAATATGCAAGTTATATCACAAATGCACCTAATCCAATAGTGGGTGGAAAATAAGAACCAAGACTGGGTAAGGCAGCAGTCCATCTCAAGGCTTACTCATGAACATACTTGTGGTGCCAGTTTAAAATCACCACTTAATATAACACACATATTTTGGAGGttgaaagggggaaaaaaaggaacacccAGAGGAGAGAACACACAAACCGTACATAAACAGTGACTGGGAAGAGAATTCAAATGCAGGATACTGGATTTATGAGACAACCACTCGGCCACTGTGCTACCCAGTCTTGGATAAGTGGATACATAAACCATCAATGTTCACATTTAAAGATGACAAACACATTTATGAGTGGATGTTTTACTACTGAAAGTTTCTGTTTCCTGAATGTTTTGGCAGTTCaatgtaaaatgtataaaaatctcATCTAGCTGGCAAAGCGTAGATTTAAACAGGGACACCCCGTTAAATGAGGTACCCATAGCCCGGGGTCATAACCATTTCAGCAACAAAGGTTTGCATAAAATGCCTAAACGTTTCCCACGAGAAACAAATCTAGGttccatattttacatttacaaatgcaCAAGGCAAGGGGGCATTAGAAATACAGTGACAGTGGCATTTTAACCAGTTTCTGACCTTGGGTAGCTTTTGAATCCAGAACTTTTTCGTGGACTTCTGACGCTTTTTGCATTTGTGGCACATGTAGAGCTCAGTTTCATCCAGCTCTTCAAGATCTGTGAAGCTCCGCAGGCAGTCTAAAACAAACGAACAAATGCTCAGAAGAGTTGTATGCTATTGTGGTGAACTTCAATGCACTTTAAACAGGAGGCTTTACCTCTTAGGGTACAAACTGGCCCATTCTCTTGGCTCTTGGTTCTTTTGTTTTGAAACTGACTTGGAATATCTAGAGAGAGATCTGAAACACAGGAAACTACATGAGTACACGTGGACAGACGAGTCAATAAATGGAGAGATGCGTGGCATCTGAAGTTGCCTCTTTTACCTAGGAACGGATCAAACTTTCTAGACTCTGTGCCGCATATCAAGCAGTTAACTTCATTCTGGAGGACGCCGCCAAATATTGCTGTCACAACAGTAGAAGTCCCATTTCTAGAATAAGCAGAAATGATCTGATAAGTTTACTCTCCTGTCCAAGGGTACGTGAACCAATGTGGTGAGTCCAACCAGACTTACTGAACCGACTCCTGAATCTGAATCGTTCAACACAATCAAGTGAATTCAAACAAAAAATTTGCAAAGGATAAACCCCCAATAGTACACACTCCCAAATCCTTGTCAGGTCACTAAAAGCCACAGCTGCTAACACTCAAGAAATTTTAGCTTCAGGCACCCTGCATGTTTGGCAACAGACTCCCATGACAGACAGGTCATAAAGACAGAGCAGTCagtcatcacacacacacacacttcaccaTGATAATTACATGCAGCACTTGCTTCCTGTAGACAGCACGGCTCCCTGTGGTGAAATAGTGGTGCGTGACACCCCATTACAGTCTCCCTGAAGTTCTAAGTGAAGATGGTCCAAAAGATAGCGCATGAATTCATGGGCATCCTGCTGCTGATATCCCCTGTCAGAGAAATAGTTTAGTTAAGGCTTTACTGGattgcattatttaaaatgtttcagcaACTCAGATGTAGGACATTAAACAGATAAACTTGTTTGAGGTCCGCGTTAATGACACCTTCAGCTAAACTGAAGCTTCAAATCCAGCTCACTCAAACACAAGACATCTATCCaactaatagaaaaaaatgatacaGATAGATCattctacattatatatatatatatatatatatatatatatatatatatatatatatatatatataaataaatgtgtgtgtgtaaacaaaaaacacacactctcttGTGGAATGGCAGAGAGTGCCAATATTGTAAGTGCTACTGCCCCCTGTAACCAGTGTCCTAGGTTAAGATCCTGAATCTGGtaattgtctgtgtgaagtttgaatGTTCTGTCTGGGTCTCTGAAGTGCTTCCCattgtactccagttttcctgtcACATCCCCAGTACATACATATTAGGTTAACTGGGGATTTTAAACTCGCCCTCTGTGCGCATATGCATGAGTGGGCACTATAATGAACTGGCCCTCAATGTTGTGCTGCTCCTTGTCTTTAGCTTAGTGTTGGTGGGATCAGCTCCAGTCTCCTTTATCCTGCACAGCATTAAACACACACTACAAAATGTTATGTTAACATGGAAAGTACAGTACACCCCATGAAAAGGTAGTTTTTAAAAATGGGATCAgaacaaacaaatgtaaatcaGTGCAGTAAAAGTGTAATAATGACatgaattttgacattttctttggtcaattgcattttgttttaatttgcatgAGAACTGTATAATCCATATTCACTAGAGACAGATTATAAAGAAGTACACCTACAAGTGTTACAACGTCAAGCAGGTGTCTGAAAGGATGAACACAATTTTAAACAATGAAACAGATTCCAAGAatgcacataaataaatatacaatgagTATACGTTACCTAAAATTTGGCATTATTTtccaaataacataaaataaggaTTCAGGACTAAATGCAGTCTGGCTTCCTTGCCATAAAGAGCAAAGTGTCTTCCGGAATTCTTCTACAAGAGAACTGTAAagacaagtgaaaaaaataaaaaaataaagacaggatGATGGTGGTGTGAAGTCCATTCACCTGTTGCAGTCCTGCTGAGATCTGGAAGCTAACCAGCCCTATGACCCTAAGTACCTCCCAAGTCCCcgtttacatttcattaaattcACACCATGTGCCCAGTGATGCCAGGATAGGCCGCCCTGCAACACTGAGTTGGATTAAGAGGGTTGGAGAATGTAATTTCTTCACATGTGTATGGCACATAAAACCAAATCTGGCTTAAATCTGAAAGTGTATTTGTTTGTAGCATCACTATCCAGGTTAGAAAAGAGTCATTTAAATATATTCCTTTAGCATAAAATTTGAATGCATTGCTTTACAGCAGACTGATGAACACAGTGCTACAAATAAATACCCTCTGCAGGTACACAAGtgcatgcttattctaaaaacACATGCCTTTAAGTTATAAAGTTGCCTGCTCAAACATTTGCTGCCACCATGTAAACACTGAATACAAAAGAGCTTTAAGAAAACTTACTTTCCATTGGATACTAAAGACATCCTCAGAAGATAACCTTCCCACTAAGTCTCAAAGCGATTTTCTCAGGCTTACAAGACATGATTTAAAATTGCACCACCAGTAAACATGAAAACTACCCTGCAGTTTTATGGAGTTTGTGCACCAAGCCACAGATGTCATTCCAGGCTGCCACTGGAACCCTGGAGATACGAGTTTGTAGTGCTATCTCCTGTATTGTAGGGCGTAGTGTACCACATGCCACTCCCCACCTGTTCAGCGAGTTCAAAAAGAAGTGTATAGATATGTGATAggattaaaaataagaaacatggaacaaatttctatcagtttgtgaccAGCTCCACTCAAGGAATTAAGCGGACTTTGCTGAATTCAAATATTAAAGATGCCCTTAAGGGTAATCTTCTGGCACgcttgggcagatctgaccacaacctgattaaTCTTATTCCcagcaacctgttaccaccagaatggtgaggaagtggagcctggaggctgaaatggctctgaatgactacTTCCAAATGAcggactgggaaatgatgtgtgagTCTCATGGGGATGACATTGAGGGACTCAGTCGGTGCATCatagactatattaacttctgtgtcatACCCACAAAGACAATGTGTTCATTTCCAAACAAGCCCTGGaatactaaggagctaaaagttctcctgaatgagaaagagagagcattcaaatctggtgacaatGAGGCCCTGAAGGACAGAGAGTACCGAGTGAACAAAAGGATGCCCACAAagctaaaaacacaaaacaaactcactcagaataacatgaagattCTTGGAATGAACTGCATATAATTAATGGGACAGAACCAATCCAGGGCTCTGTTGCTAGTAGGAGATGTGGATAAATCCAACGCCTCAAaacttttaaattgattttacctcccactgccaccttcttccattgaccagtctccccacaccaccCCTACTACATCAACACCACCTACCACTTCAACTGGAATGGCTGGTGAAAGCCCTcatctgaccatcagtgtggactttccataactgaagaccaagtaaggagacaccTGAGGAAGTTACATACAGGAAAAGCtacgggaccagatggagtcagtcctcaagttcttaattCTTGTGCTGACGAACCTTCTGGTGTcccctgtcacctgttcagtctgtcccaaTGCTTCAAAAAGTGCCACGTTgtggaaaacattctgcatttttcctgttccaaagaaggtagGCACCTAATGacaacagaccagtggcacttacttcTTACATCATGAAAACTTTGgacagactggtcctggactatacgagtcctcttgtggtagaccacctggttCCACTGTAGACTGCCTATCGGGCAAAGATTggaatggaggatgcaattatctgtctgctccacaaggctcattctcacctggacaaagctggcagcactgtcagGATTATGTCTTTTGATTTCTCCCActccttcaataccatccagctattcctgttaaggggtaaactccgaggcatgcaggtggatgagcctgtgatgtcctggataatggactacctgtcaGGCAGATCGCGGTTTGTAAGACTCAAGGAGCGtatttctgatacggatgtgaacaacactggagcaccacaaggaacaggtctgtctctttttctcttcattctctacacctccgactacaaatataacaccacgtcatgttacttgcagaaattctcagatgattctgcacttatggcaTGTATTAATAAAGGGGACAAgagagagtataggagtcaggtgaagtTTGTTCGTTAGTGCAATGAGAATTGCCTGCATCTCCGCATTAGCAAAACTATGAAACTGGTCATAGAGTTACGCAGCACCAGGgtgcctctatgtccggtcactattcaaggagtggatgttgaAGTGGTCCATTCCTTCAAGTACTTGgttgtccacattaatgacaggttggccTGGACTCAAAACACAGTgtaactatatttaaaaaaaagccagAGAAGgcactttttccttaggagactgcagtcATTTAATGTGGGACGTAACATCCTTCACTCTTCTATAACTGtgaggccagtgcaattttctacactgtggtgtgctgggctcgcaacaacacttcaagagaggcccactgaattgacaagctaattaaaagagcaatttcacttaattggtctgaaaattattatttatttactgccaATAATTTGTCTTTATTAGTGTATACGACAGTGACAGGCAGAACAATTAAATACtcttccactaggtggcagcagatgGCTAATTAATCTGTGTATCTACCTGTTGCCATTCAAACAATAGAATTAGTGATGCTTCGGCTGTGACAGCAGTGACAGTGATggataaatatctgaaaagaaaaagtacacaaTCCGAACTGGGTCCTGGAGAAAATTGTGACCCAGATGATGGTCCTAGTATGAGTAGTggtcagaagaaagcaaaaatggtgagctcaagacaatacaatgaaagttatctttcctttggatttacttttacCAGGGAACCAACCGAGACGATTCTGTTATGCTTGGTATGTGGGGAAAAGCTGTCCAACAGTGCCATGGTTCCAAGCAAACTTAAAACGCCATCTCCAAACAAAACACCCGTCACTtcaaaaacaagaacacagactaTTTTATTCAACTTCATGAACAGACTGAGAAACAGGCAGCTTTAGTCAGGAAAACCAAGTTGCTGAACTCATCGCCAAATCAAAACAGCCACACACGGTGGCAGAGACATTAATACTACCTGCCTGCAAAATCATTGTAAATGAGATGCTCGGCCCTGGCGTTCTTAAAGAAATAGCCCAAGTCCCtctctcaaataatacaattgCCAGACGTATTAATGATATGTCTGCAGACATTGAAAGGGTTGTTTTGGAAAAGTTGCACACCAGTGGAAAATTTGCATTGCAACTCGATTAATCTACGGATATCAGTGGGCATGCACAATTTTTAGCAAATGCGCGCTTTGTTGACGGAGACACCACAAGAAAAAACTTCCTGTTTTGCAAGGAAttgccagaaagaacaacaggagaggAAATTTTTCGAGTTGTATCAAAGTACCTTGAACAAGGAGGACTTAACTTGGGAAAACTGCATAAGTGTTTGCATTCATGGAGCAGCCACCATGTTCAGGCACACCAAAGGATTTGTAAGCAGATTGAAAGAGCAACATCCAGATGTTATTGCGACGCATTGTTTTCTGCACCGTGAGGCACTCGTTTCCAAGACATTACCAGCTGACCTAGCTCCTGTATTGGACGATGTTGTGCGCATGATAAACTTTGTAAAGACAAGACCTCTAAAAAGTCACATGTTTGCATCATTGTGTGAGGAAATGGGAGCGGAGCATAAAGTGCTATTGCTGCATACGGAGGTCCGGTGGTTGTCCCGTGGCAAAGTTTTAGCCCGTGTGTATGTGCTGTGGGAGGAACtaaaagtgtttttgacaaatgagaggtgtGGTGACGCTAAGTTGCTTTCAAGTGATGAGTGGTGTGCAAGGCTGGAATATCTGGCGGATATATTTCAACATTTCAATGACCTGAACACACAGATGCAAGGCCGAAATGAAAACCTGTTCACAAGtgcagataaaataaatggatttcgTTCAAAGGTGCAGCTTTTGGCTGACCGCTGCCAAGGAGTTCCCCATTCCGGCAAGCAGAGCTATTCCAGCCCTGCTCCCATTTTCCACAGCCTACCTCTGTGAGCTTGGCTTTTCAAGCATGACtgctataaaaattaaaaaaagacagagaCTCAGAGCTGTTGAAGAAGATCTTCATGTGGgtctttcttcaattcctgcATGTATATCAGTGTTGTGTTCAACTAAACAGGCCCAGGTTTCACACTGAGTAAGTAAATTGTGAGTAAATTGAAACTAGAAAAACATTATATTTCATTACAtatactttttgtgacatttttgtttggtggTATGCCAAgggatttttctaatgtaaaatatttgcTGTAGCTCataaaaggttgggaaacactgggctATGTGACACCGTTAACACTGAgggctttcagccaatgaattgttCAGCAGAATTGAGTCAGGAAACCACTGGAGCTTCTTTATACCAAGAGCAATATGTCTGTTTAATACCTCATTCACTCTAACTGTGACAGCCAActcagtagtgtttttttttttttttttaatttccttgctttatagtcattctggtgtgtgtatgtttatttttctaattatatatgtatatgcctatttatgtatttatttatttaaagagcttgtgTAAATAGACAAATTTCCGCCCACCCAAGgacaaaaagttctatctatccaacacttgtactgtatattaatgaaacaaaaatctaaaaagcTGAGTATTGCTACTGTTTTGGTACAGCAGATGAATTAATGTTCTTTGACTTAATGTTTTGAGACTAAACTAAAAGGAAATGGCAAATACCCTAGAAGTCAGCGGAGTCTTGATGGACCTGGACAGAAAGCAGACTTGGGCAGaaatgtgacagatgaaatttaatgtaaataagcaTAGGAATTAAAAATAGTAGCTATGATAACGCAGTGGggatcaaaaacataaaaaaacaatttatgtgAAGGGCTTGGGTGTCATAGAAGGATTAGTATGGGAGATACCAgtggttactttaaaatgaggccTTCATGGGGTTCCAGACAGAAGGATGTTAATTTTAGTGAAATATGggcacatttttcttcaaagaCAGAACCACAGATACACGAACAACCACTGGATAGGAGTATGTAGGGGGCCTTCAACTACTACTCATCAAGACTTTGCAGAGCTGAACAGCAACTGACACTCCATAACCTGAATAAACGGCTTTCATCAAGACCACTGTAATGACATGACATTCTGGAATGTTCTTCCTCCAATTCCAGATTGTGGGTCTATCTCAGCATCACTAGTGCATTTGCAATAGATAATCGACTTTATACATTAAacagaacaaagtcaacatgaaaAAGTGCTTTAAAACTGTATCTTAGTATAGACAGAATTGAGTAACATTTAGCTGTAATTTTGTTATTACAACCATTTATATTTCAACCTGCTTATCCATTTCAGGGGAGCTGGAAGCCAGTGCCTATTTGGCAGCATGGGTTGGAAATTAATTGCAGATATGGTACCAGTCTGTCACCAGGCACACTTCTACATACTGTCCCTCTCACTAGGCAGGTTTAGAGCTAATAATCAACCTTGCAAGTCAGTGTTTAAACCATGAGAATAATCAGAAGAACgcatagggagaacatgtaaacttcacacaggcaGTATGCCAGGCCCAGGATTTGAATCCAAGACTCTGAAAACAGAATGCAGCTGTGTTAATGAATCATTTCATCAGCAAATGTTTCTACATATTTTCAAAATCTTAATTTATGTCTAAACAAATAAAGGAGTTGCTTGAGTTtgacaggcagttcctggatatTTAATCCTTGCGGAAGAAAACTGCAGGTCataactgaaaatatattttttaattatgtactgtataggtgaaaattaaaaataactgctAACAATCTAGAACAGACATATGACACAAGGAAATCTGTAGTGAAATCATACACTAGAATGGCACTTATTAAAGAAACATTGTGTCTAAGAGAGGCAACCAAGCTGTGACTACTGACTGAACCACTGGAAGCAGCAAATCTATGTGAATATAGCTGAGGCACTGGGCTTGGAAGGTTTCCATGACACACTTCTGTTAATGAGTTTCTTACTTATtctgctacagaaaaaaaaatcagaatcttCTGTTAAATTTCTCAGGGCTTCAGCACAACATAGCACAGCAAAGTTAAGATAAAGAGTCCTTACACACTGTTGTCTCCTTGGCTCCTTGTGTGGTACATTCTTCTGCCTGCTGTTTTACCACTGCGTAACTCAACAGCTGGGAGTTCCTTGAAATAGCAGCAAAATTGTTGAATGTTACTAAAAAGGGAACAAAACAAGAGATTATTTATAGCACCTTACATGGTCACCGGAAGGCTGCACCACCTGTCATTTATTGCTTGGTCAAATCCTTTCAGCTGGAATTGCATTTTTTTGCTGCATGCTTCATTTTCAATTACATTATGAGGAACttcccaaaaagagaaaaaagaaggaaacctCCCTCACGCCTACGAAATCTAACCTGACAATCAGCTGCTCAACTGTATAAATTACAatagaaattatttaaaacagaaaaaaacattaagtcaaATACTACTGAACCTCCCTCTGGTACAAGAGAGAAGATACAAattaggaaaagaggaaggcatgtCTGACACCACTGAATAGAACGATACATCACAAGAAAGACTTGCTGGGGTAGAGAAGACATTAAAGAATGACAATAGGGACTAGGCCAAGACTTTCTTTAACCCAAATATATCTGCATAAAATGGTTAGCGAACATTTTACCCCTTTATGAAATTACAGAAACCTTATTTGAATGCAAAGAGAATGTAAAGGTTTCCATATTATAATCCTAATACCAACAGTCTTCAAAAAATGCTAAAGGGAATGCTGACAGCCGTAAACGCAGGAGAATTTCAGTGCTGTCAGTCAGACAAAGACAATAATTACCTACCACTGCATGAAGAAACTATAAACCCTGCATTTATTTCACATAGCCAGCCTGGCTCCAACTAACATGCATTATTCTGGCATGCAGTGAATGATGTCCAGTACTATTTAAAATCACATCTAAGCAAGGAGAATATAATAAGGCACTTACCTGAGAGATTGCAGAATTGCGTTCATAAAACAGGTGTTACCAAGGTTCCTGAGGCCTGTAGCACACAGCACTGAGGTACCTCCCTGTACAAGACAATAGCAGCACATCAAAAAACAGCCCATCCTGCCGTTCTGATGTGCACCAGTTTCTGAACTGCCTACCAAGTGAAAGGTATTCCTACTCTGAAGCAGAGTTCAGCACAACTTCACTCTACTTTGCTGCCCAAAAGGCTACTCCAGGCATTTAATGGAAACAATACACAGCTCATAACACAAAAAAAAGTGAAGCCCAACAGTGACAGATGGAATCTAGTAGTAGAAACTAGTATGACTGGGCTAAAACACTAACATGTGGTATTTAGCCTTCGTGTGCCGAGTGCTCCTTAGAGGTCACTATACAAACACCAATGTATACAATACATTATTACATACACTAGCATTCAAAACTTTGGAATCACCCAGTAATGGTCGAGTTTTTAATACAAATTAAGCAAtaagaattaaattaattctcTACAACAGTGACAGAAAACTTCAGAATGCTGGCCTAAGATACAGAGTTTCATTGAAAAAGCCATACCTGaaactaaccaaaaaaaaaacacaacgtaAAAGAATCACTAGATATCCAATATCTGACATCCCTGCTTTTTGCCCTTATTTCTTTGTTGCAGATGACCCTAGTGTTTTGTGTGTATCTAAGGAagcagccaactgaggacctgtaaagcATCTGTTTCTTGAAATACAGACCAATGTCCTTATCTAATGTTGTGTAGCTGTGCTGTTCGGTCTTCTGCTGCCTATTCTATTGTGGTTAGATTCACTTTGGTatcttataatatatatatatatatatatatatatatatatatatatataaataaataaataaatatatatatatatatatatatatatatatatatatatatatatatatatatatatatataaataaataaatatatatataaatatatatatatatatatatatatatatatatatatatatatatatatatatatatagatagatatatagatatatagatagatagatagatagatagatagatagatagatagatagatagatagatagatagatagatactttagtaggACCCTTTATAGGAGACCTTCactttcttggcaatctgtcataTTTTATCTTGCAAAAAAACAACAGACTAacgtgtttcttgagaaagctgttccGTTTCTGGAGTTGTTAAACCTGGGAACTGAACTTTAAGGATGCCAGTGCCTTGCAACTGAAGAAaagaattaacttgttttttgaacagaataacaggttatGGCtatgcaaagacaattacaaagCTTTCTCTAATAACCAGTAATTAAACAAGATTAATTAAGTATAAGCTAAAAGTGTTTAACCTTATGTGACACTGGAATAATAGCTAGTGAAAATGGGAGTTTTGCAGTCacctgtaaataataaaattataaatcagccatttcatttaatttgacaCAGAGtaatgggattgtggaagagaggtgaaaaagagagtgcaggcaagatggaaggggtggagaagagtgtcaggagtgatttgtgagagacaggtatcagcaagagtgaaagggatggtctacaggacggtagtgagaccggctatgttatatgggctggagacggtggcactgaccaggaagcaggagacagagctggaggtggcagagttaaagatgctaagatttgcattgggtgtgacgaggatggacagggttagaaatgaggacattagagggtcagctcaagttggacagttcggagaggcgagattgcgttcgtttggacatgtgcagaggagagacgctgggtgtattgggagaaggatgctaaggatagaactgccagggaagaggaaaagaggaaggcctaagcgaaggtttatggatgtggtgagagaggacatgcaggtgaagggtgtaacagaacaagatgcagaggacagaaagatacggaagaagatgatccgctgtgacgacccctaacgggagcagccgaaagaagaagaaggagaagaagataaaTCAGCCATTTCATACAGTAAATTGCtatttgacatttaaaaaacatagCCAAGACATTACTTGTCAATTTAATGGTACCTTAATAAAAAGAGGTATCAATTtctaacaaaacacagaaaatttaAGGGTGATTCCCAACTTTTGGATGCTAGTGTACATAATGTACACAAAACTGGTAAACAGTGACTTGATATGAGCACTGGAAACACTAGGAGGACACGACACCACAAGCTGTACTCAGTTCAAAGATATACTCTCGTCAATAACTATATACTGATAGTTTGCAACATCTATCAAATTAAAACTAAACGGTTTTAGAGGAATGATGGTTGTGTCTTTCATATTAAGTAGTACTATAAATTAGATGCAAAATTACTGTATACTTACATtgatttttaacaatttattgtTCAACGATGAGCTTTCCAGAAGCTTTCTTTTCCGGTGTCTTTCACTGAAAGCTGAactat
The Erpetoichthys calabaricus chromosome 17, fErpCal1.3, whole genome shotgun sequence genome window above contains:
- the usp3 gene encoding ubiquitin carboxyl-terminal hydrolase 3 isoform X2, translating into MECPHLSASVCIVPDSTRFPNGSPSSWCCSVCRSNKSPWVCLTCSSVHCGRYVNGHAKKHFEDSQNPPNNLKKLEKQEKEKQQHVVCMDCSSYSTYCYRCDDFVVNDTKMGLVQKVREHLQNLENSAFSERHRKRKLLESSSLNNKLLKINGGTSVLCATGLRNLGNTCFMNAILQSLSNIQQFCCYFKELPAVELRSGKTAGRRMYHTRSQGDNSVSLVEEFRKTLCSLWQGSQTAFSPESLFYVIWKIMPNFRGYQQQDAHEFMRYLLDHLHLELQGDCNGVSRTTISPQGAVLSTGSKCCINGTSTVVTAIFGGVLQNEVNCLICGTESRKFDPFLDLSLDIPSQFQNKRTKSQENGPVCTLRDCLRSFTDLEELDETELYMCHKCKKRQKSTKKFWIQKLPKVLCLHLKRFHWTAYLRNKVDTYVEFPLRDLDMKCFLLEPENIGPESCLYDLAAVVVHHGSGVGSGHYTAYAAHEGRWFHFNDSTVTLTDEDTVVKAKAYILFYVERQTKSGSDAKL
- the usp3 gene encoding ubiquitin carboxyl-terminal hydrolase 3 isoform X1; this encodes MECPHLSASVCIVPDSTRFPNGSPSSWCCSVCRSNKSPWVCLTCSSVHCGRCSSGLRYDDWEGHYFKIKSLPKYVNGHAKKHFEDSQNPPNNLKKLEKQEKEKQQHVVCMDCSSYSTYCYRCDDFVVNDTKMGLVQKVREHLQNLENSAFSERHRKRKLLESSSLNNKLLKINGGTSVLCATGLRNLGNTCFMNAILQSLSNIQQFCCYFKELPAVELRSGKTAGRRMYHTRSQGDNSVSLVEEFRKTLCSLWQGSQTAFSPESLFYVIWKIMPNFRGYQQQDAHEFMRYLLDHLHLELQGDCNGVSRTTISPQGAVLSTGSKCCINGTSTVVTAIFGGVLQNEVNCLICGTESRKFDPFLDLSLDIPSQFQNKRTKSQENGPVCTLRDCLRSFTDLEELDETELYMCHKCKKRQKSTKKFWIQKLPKVLCLHLKRFHWTAYLRNKVDTYVEFPLRDLDMKCFLLEPENIGPESCLYDLAAVVVHHGSGVGSGHYTAYAAHEGRWFHFNDSTVTLTDEDTVVKAKAYILFYVERQTKSGSDAKL